The Drosophila sulfurigaster albostrigata strain 15112-1811.04 chromosome 3, ASM2355843v2, whole genome shotgun sequence genomic sequence GTCACCAGCTCTTCAGTGCAAAGTGTTGTTTAGTGAGTGGAATAGAGTGTACAATATGTGAGTAAtttgcgtgtgtgagtgttttttttttttatttcgactttgCTCTACTATTACTAATGTTAATATGATAACGAGATacatgatataaataaattatgatgggtAAAGGGCAGTGCGATCTCCTGTGGTACGGCCGTAAAGCATTGCTTCACAAGAGACATAGCGCCACCTATTCCATCGACTCTCTCCTGGCTCTCTCCATGCTTCTTTGGGTCTGCATCACAGTTGACACAAACTCACAAATCGCAACCCAGTTGTCCACTGATTGCAGCATAAGCGGGACCAAGTTTCCCACCGCAATCGATACGCCCAGTGCCCTTTCCAAGTCGTTGCGTAGTGATCCATATAGCTTGCAGGCGAAGATAGTATGCTCAGCATCCTCCAGTGTTCCACACTCAGAGCAGTTGCCAGAAGCTTCATGACCAAATCGGTGCAGATAGCTTCTGAAGCATCCATGGCCACTTAGAACCTGagtcaagtggaagttgacttgGCCGTGCTTCCTGCTGGTCCATTCCCCGATGTTCGGGATAAGCCGATGCGTCCAACGGCCTTTTGGAGACATATCCCAACGTCGCTGCCACCTCTCTAGGCATTCTTGCCGTCCTGCTGTCCGAACGGTTCGCGTTTCGGCGTTGCTGTGGTGCCGGGATCGCAGCTGCCGATAGGTAgcagctcgctctctggccattTCCACAAACGGAGGTACACCAGCGATGACGAACGCTGCGTCCTCAGAGATTGTGCGGAATCCACTAATGATGCGGATGGCACTCTTCCTGAACGCTGCCTCCAGCCCTTGGCAGTAGCTTCTGGTGTCCAATGCTCGAACCCATACTGGTGCCGCGAACAGTgcgatggatcgcatggcacccgcgattagcgatcgtcgcaattgttttgggcctccAACATTCGCCATGAGCCTTGACAGTAGTCGGttcatgcctgcagctttattgctcgtcgcttccaggtgctctcgaaagctgaGCCTTGTATCGATCCAAACTCCCAGATACTTGATCGCTCTTTTGGACGAAATAGTTGTACAGCCAACCGAAATTTGCGCTACCTCTACATGTTTtctgctgcttatcagcacggcttcagttttatgcggcgcaagtgccagcccaactgagccaagccactgctggatggtcgcaattgcttggttgcacacactctcggcctgcatcagctccttcctcacgacaaggacagcgatgtCGTCTGCGAAGCCAACCATGTGCGTGCCCGGGGGGAGGGTTAGTCTCAGGATGCCATCATACATGGCATTCCACAGAAGAGGGCCCAAGACCGAGCCTTGTGGGACACCTGCCGTCACGACGTACTCCTCTGTACCAGCGCTTGTCTCGTACAAAAGCCGCCTGCAGGATAGGTAGCTACGCACGATTTCCAGAAGATATCTCGGCACTTGGAACGCTGCCAGAGCCTTGAGAATGCAGTCCCAACGAGCCGAGTTAAAGGCATTCTTGATGTCCAGCGTGACCATCAAGCAATACTCCTTGGCTCCTCCCTTCCATCTGCTGCCCGCTATGGCGTGTGAGGCGATCTCCACAACTCTAGTCgctgcgtcgactgtcgatctggccttgcgaaagccaaattgatttggcgatAGGTCACCTCCTGCGGCAATAGCGCGCTCCAGCCGGGTGCATACGATTTTCTCCAGcatttttcccgcattgtCAATGAGGCAGATTGGCCGATATGCAGCAGGTTCGCCCGGATTCTTGCCTGGTTTAGGGAGCAGAACCAGTCTCTGCGATTTCCAGATATCTGGAAAGACAGCCTCCTGTAGACACCTGTTGAACATATCAACGAAGATTTCCGGCCTCAGAGCACAGGCGAGCCGAAGAGCTCTCAGTGGAATGCCATCCGGCCCAGGCGCCTTTCCCAGCTTCATGCTTCCAGCGATAGTACTTATCTCGGCACTGGTAACCAACTCAATTGCCGCGCTGTTATTGGATGTGGCGACATCAAGATTTCGCACCGTCTCACCAGCTGTAGTCGGAAACAGCTCACGGACAACGCAGTGCATCACATCATCCGGTGGCATAGACGCTTTGTGTGCCGAGATCTTTTAGTGACCAGTTGGTACGCCTTCCCCCATGGGTCGCTCTCCAAAGTCTCACAAAGCTCGAtgaagcatttgcgtttgctcgcCTTGATGGCATGTTTCAGAGCTTTCCGCCTCTCTTTGTATTCGCGCTGCCATGATGTGTAGGACGGTCTGCCTCGCGATCGCTGGTAGCATCTTCTCACGCGGTTGCATTCCCGCCTGGCAGTGGCGATATCCTCATTCCACCAGTACACTGGCAGATGGTGGTGGGTGGAAGATCTTCTGGGGGGCATCGAGTCTTTGCATGCTTGCGCTAACGCATGCAATGCTATCGTAGCCATCTGCTCGGCGCTTCCTGCCGCTTCCATACACTggatgcgagcgctgaagcGCAGCACGTCCATCTTATCCGCGTTGAAGTTAACCCATCTTGATGGGTCACCTGTATTGCTGGGGCGCCGCCCGCCAACTTCGCACAGAATAGCACGGTGGTCGCTAGCTGTGTAGCCGTCGCTCAAGCGCCAACGTGCCGAAGGCGACAGCGCGCTGCACACATAAGTCAGGTCGACTATGGACCCCACGCCAGCTCTACAAAAAGTCTGTTGCGTGCCCTCGTTCAGGAGGATTAGATCCAGCATTTGGAACGTTTCCGTCACAATCGAGCCTCTCGCATTTGTGCAGGGACTACCCCATTCCATTGCCCATGCATTGAAGTCGCCGCCGACAATTAATGGGGAGCGGCCTATAGCATCTGCTGCGAGTTCATCCAGAATGCGCCCGTACTCCTCCAGAGACAGACTGGGGCCAGATACACGCTATAGACCCATGTACCGCCGATTTTTGCTCGCACAAATCCACGTGCAGCATGCTCGTGTCCGAACTGCAACGGTGATTTGCCGCACACCCAGATTGCTGCCTTACCCGTAGTATCCGCTGCCCAGACTGAGCCTGTTACCGCTCTGTACGGTTCGCTTAGGATAGCTACGTCAGCGCTATCATCTCGCACTGCTTGCTGAAGAAGGTcatgcgcagctgcacagtgatttaggttgagctggactaattgcatgagtgtgctttcgttgcgctctttgcTGCCAATGGACAATTGCGACTACCTGCCTGGTGGTTTAGCTGTTTGCCTCCATTTGCGCTGCAAATGTAGCAATTCGCTGCGTTGGTGCACGATGCCACTTTGTGACCAGGTACTCCACATCTTATACAGCAGTTACTCCTGTCAATGAGATTCTTGCATCTGCTGGCTATGTGCCCGATCTCAAGGCATTTGAAACACCTCGTCCTCTGCTCTTGCTCCACAATTCTGCAGCGAGACCACCCAACCTTGAGTTTGCCCAACTCAAGGATTTTTGGAGCCCATAGTGGTGGCACCTGAAGAATTGCTACCTGCGTGCCTGCGTATCCCGCTCTCAGGCTCTTCAGCTGGCACACATCGATAGGGACGCCCGCTTGCGCATGCACTGCTGCCAACACTTCCTCCTGTCGCGTGAGTTCGTCCAAGTCACGAATAGCAATTGTAGTTCGCTGGGTAATGCTGCGCACCTCTGCGCAATCCCCTAGCACGTTCTCGATTGCGTCCTTCAGTTTGGAAGTACTGTCCAGCCCAGAGCCGCCGAGCTCCAACAGAAGATCTCCCTTGGCAGTTCTTCGAGCTGTGATCACGCTATCAgcgacattttgcagcttcCCATCCTGCCGTCTGGTAACCATAGAAAGCACGTCACTATAGCTCATCTCTCCTTTTGCACTGACCACCAGTGCGTCAGGGCGTGGCTTGGTAGTGGTCCTCTTCCTCCCCGTGCTTTTCGACTCCACAGTAGTCCACTCGGCGTGAGTTactgttttatttcgcttgGGTGGAGTCTTCCTCGGCTCCGCCTCGGTATCCCTCTGCCTCTTGGGCGTTGCCGACGGCTTGATGCCGATTGCCGCTGACACGACTGCTCTTGGGGCCGCTTTATCCAATGCTCCTTCAGTGGCTGTGTCTGTGGTGACTGTGACGCTTGCCTCTTTACACAGCTCTGTTGCGGCTCGATGCAATTTCTGCATTCTTGCCAACTTGCTCCTCATCTTTTCGTTGATGTGCCTCTGCGAGGCAAACTGCTCGGAAAGGCCGTCTAGCTCCGTGCCCAAGCGCTCCAACAGGTCTTTAAGCGACCTCTTCTCGCTGGCTGGGCCAGCAACAGGCACAATACGTGTGGCCGCCATATCGGGATCCGGCAACACAACGACCGCCGCCGACGAGCTGCTTGCTGGTTCctcgctcctgctcctgttgtcGCCCGTTTGGTTATGACATGCATTTTCTtctatgctgctgccacacgggAACTTAGGCCTCCTgttaactgctgctgctgctggtggtggtggtggtgtgcgctGCATCGCCGGACCCACTCTTTTTCGGCCAGaccacttaataaattaagtgttggacTTTTTCCGATCTTGGTGGATTCGAACCGTGGATCGCTGAAGAGTCCGCGCCTCTATGCACTGCAccactgcagctgcactcttTCAGCGGAGCTTATTGCGTATGTTAATTAGCAgctcctgaaagtatgcagatattttttgcactttttgagctttgcgctgtgctttttAAGCTTTGCGCTGGGCTTCTAGTTGGCCGACTGGCAACGCCAGAACGCCCAGTCTGGCTGAGCAGCTGATGATAGCGCAGCCCTCGTCGTCAGCTGATCGCGGGTGtacgattgttattgtttaccAGTAGTTGTGGTCAATTGTActggaaccaacaacaatttccctcGCTGCCGTCAATTCTGCCAATGCGTCTCCTGGTGACACGGCTGCCTCCGACGTCCAGCAGCAGGTGCCCCGACCGACCGTGAGTACACAAGGATTGAGCACAGCTCGAACTCACTCTAGTCacttttttttgatttttctacTTATTTTAGCGAATTCCAGAGCGATCAAAAGGAGCGACTTCAAAACGCGACCGGCTTGTGGAAAATTCGCACACTGTCTTCGCATGTGCTACGTCATGGGCCTGGAGAGCACCGAGTTTGCCTTCGAGCAGCCCGAGGTGCTGAATCTGATTGATGCCAAGGACAAAGTGGGCAAATACGATCTGCTGCTGGCCGAGCAGTTCTTCAACGAGGGAGCGTTGTTCTTGGGACATCTGTATCAGATTCCCATCGTCACCATCGCGACCTTTGGCTTTGCCAACTACCTGAGCCCATTGGTGGGCGTTATGACACCCTGGTCGCATGTGCCACATGGATGGAAACCGTACACGCCTCACATGACACTGCTGGAGCGCATTGACAGCGTTTATACTTGTGCCTTGGAGGATATCGTTCGGACTATCTGGCACTATCCGCAACAGGATGCGTTGCTGCAAAAGCATTTTGCTCACAAGTTCGATTCGGTGCCCAGCATCAAACAACTGGAACGCAACATCTCTGCCTTCCTACTGAATACCTACATGCCGCTGGAGGCGCCTCGGCCCGTCTCCTTCAACATGATCCAGGTGGGTGGACTGCACATCCAGAAGCCCAAGGCTTTGCCTACCGATATGCAAAAGTTCCTAGACGAGTCCAAGCACGGCGTCATCTACTTCAGTCTGGGTAAGCTTGAGATTAAACCCCTTTATTAAAACTTGTATTAATGTTGGCTTCCCTTGGCAGGTTCTCAGGTCCGCAGCGCAGACTTGCCACCCGAGAAGCTCAAGATCTTCCTCGATGTGTTCGGCAGCCTCAAGCAGCGCATTCTCTGGAAGTTCGAGGATGAGAAGCTGCCCAATCTGCCTGCGAATGTGATGGTTAAAAGCTGGATGCCACAGAATGATATTCTCGCCCATCCAAACGTCAAGGTCTTCATCGCCCATGGCGGTCTCTTTGGAACCCAGGAGGCGGTGTATCACGGCGTGCCTGTGCTCGGGATGCCCGTCTATGCCGATCAGTATCTGAACATCAAGAAGGGCCAAGCAGCTGGCTTTGCGCTGGGTGTGGACTATCGCACCGTGACGGAGCAGGAGCTGCGTCATTCGCTCACCGAGCTGCTCGAGAATCCCAAGTACATGGATAACATGAAGCGCGCCTCAAAGATCTTCCGCAATCGCCCGCTGGATGCCATGGATGAGGCCATGTTCTGGATCGATTATGTGATCGAACATCGCGGTGCACCGCACTTGGTCTCACCTGGACTGGACTTGCCCTGGTATCAGTTCTATCTTCTCGATATTATTGGCCTTGCTTTGGCTCCAATTCTGTTGCCAATTCTTGGACTCCGCCTCTTGTGTCGCAAGAGAAAATCATCGGCTGTGAAAAGTGCCAAGACAAAGGTGAAACGCAACTAACGAACATCTCAACTCAAAAcgttttttattgataaacaaatttgtagaCTATGAATTAAGTTAATTGTGAAacaatcataaataatttcttatttttttataatttccaatgtaatacaaataatttgttatgttaACATTTTACAAAACCGAAAGACTTGTCTCTAATCATTTCCAAAATACTCGTAATCAAGGATAAAGCTGCTGAGGGGATATTCATAATTGCCAACAAAAGGATACGCGGCAAAAGCTAGCTTGTTGTGAGAGTGTATATGCGAGTGTGcatgtgatgtgtgtgtgagtgagtgagttgTGTGTTGACTCCTCTACTGGCTGATCACCATGGACTTCTTgatcttcttctccttcttctcaTGGGTGATGGTCACTTCctctgcaaacaaaaaataattatttatatgaatttttaaacaacACATTTTTTGAATACGTTCTAAACTTAACTTCACTTCTCAACATTTCCTTTTAATCATCATCCCATCAAACTTTATCTATCACttgatatatttcaaaattgagttctaatatatatgtatataatttccTACCTTCGAACTTGGTGGGCAGCTGCTTCACTGTCTCAATGGTCTTGACCGTCTTCTCTCCGGGCTCAATGATCTCCTCCTCGTACTCCTCAATGATCTCCTCCTCATCGGTATCATCGGGATTGTTCTTGGTGCTGGGCACAGGATCGAAGACGGTCTTTGTGGCCTTCTTCACGATGCCCTCGGCGGTCACAGTGGTGTAGTGATACTCGGTGCCACCCTCAATCTTGATGGTCTCGACTGTGGTCACATCACCGGGATTCTCGGAGGGGACAACCTTCTTGGTGCCCGACTCGGACTTGAGTTTCTTGGTGCTGGTCACATTCTTGTGCTTCTCGGCATCCTTGAGGGTCTTCTTGTATTGCTTGATCTCCTCCTCGGTGAGCTCAACCTCTTCCTCCTCGTAGACGGTCTTCGAGGTGGTGATGGTCTTGCCCGACTCCAGTTCCGTTGAGTAGGTGTACTCAACACCGCCGGGCACACGCTTCGAGGCCACCGTGGTAGTGTCGTTCTGCACAAAGTCAGCGGGTGGTGGAGGTGCCGAAGACTtggtcttcttcttcttcttgccagCATCACTGGTGCTCTGGGTGACAGCCTTGATGCTTTGCTCCTGCAGCGAGTTCTTGCGCACGGTGCGATTGTTCTCGGTGATCTCAATGTTCTGGCTGACGCGACGAGTCTCCTCGATGGTGGTGTCCTCGCGATAGTTCGACTGCTGATCATTTGTGTTCGACACAATGTTCTTCTGCACCTTTTGCACCACACGACGCGATGTCGACTCAGTGGAGTCCGTGGAGTCCACCGATGACTTGCGGGTCACATTCTTCTTCAGCTTGTTCACCTGAGTGTTGGTGTTCTCATTGATCTCGGTGGGCACCGAGTCGAAGAAGGTCTTGGTGCGAGTGCTGCGTGTGCCATCGTCATTAATGGTGGTGTACACCTCCTCGTAGCCACCCTCGATGGCACGGGTCAACATAGTGGTGTGCTCATCGATGCGGATCTCCTTGCCCAGACGTTTCTTGATCTCCTTCTTGTTGGCCTGCTCCTTGGCCAGATCCTCGGCGCTGACGGGCTTGGGATCCCAGAAGGTCCTCACCTGGGTCTTGACCGTACCGTTGGGCTGAGGCGTGGTGGTGATCACCTCGTAGCCACCCTCGATCAGCTTGTACTGGGTGCTAGCACCGGTGGCCTTGTCGAACTCGACTTTGCCATCCTCAATGTCAGCGGAAGTCACCAGCTCTTCAGTGCAAAGTGTTGTTTAGTGAGTGGAATAGAGTGTACAATATGTGAGTAAtttgcgtgtgtgagtgtgtgaatatgTGTTTGTGGAGCGCAGCTCTTGGACCACTCTGAAAACATTAACGGTCGCTAGTCTGTCTGTgatgttgtgtgtttgttgttgtggcaattAGTTAGTTGCAAGCACTTGGGGGTCATTCTTTAAACATAGGGCAAGGGGTAACCTTTCATAATCCTAAATTAGTTTTATCTAAGGCGCAGTTGGTTTTTatcattgttttgttgttttttttttggttattatCAAAGCACTTTATACAGCAAAATTTCGttagttttccttttttctcgATTATTTGTTTGTACTTTCCGTTGTGGTTGCTCTCCAGTTAGACGTGCACAGGCTCTGGCGGGGATTGGGTTGCATTGTAGGACTCCAGTTGCTGTGTGAGCAGCTTGCCCGACTTTGTCGCCAAATGGGGCAGGCAGCTGTagtgcaacagcagttgcagtaATTGTTATTTCAACTTACGCAACGTCTTCTGGCGGCTGGGCTTTGTGGGTGCAGCACTCGCCAggatgtgctgctgctgctgttgtggttgctgttgctgtggttgctgctgcggttgcgTTGATTGCGACGGCGCCTGGACACGTTGCGGCTTTACTATCGTCGATGTTGCtggcgatgttgttgttgttgctgctgttgctgttgctttcggTATTGCTTTCGCtgtcgattgttgttgctcaactGGGACGATGTCGGCTTTCTGTGCGTTAGTTGAAAGTTTGttagttgcaacagcagcggcggcaactTGTGGTGAGGCAgctgcaactacaactgctgctgttgctgtcccaGTTGACCGCTTGTTAGTGGTTGTTGCACTTGAACTTGAGCTGGGATTTGAGCCGGAACTCGagttgttactgttactgttactgcttttgtttgtgggcgtggcagcaggCTTAGGCGTAGGCGTCTGGGGcttttgctgcagcagctcgaTAGCGGTTTGTGTAAGCAGTTTGTTAGTGGCTAGCgtgttatcgttatcgctaTCGATATCTGGAATAATGCGTTTATGGTAATCGTTTTAGCTGGCAGCAAACTCATACAGCGATCGTAGATCGTAGATGTAGATGATTGATGGTGATTGCTGAttgaatgattgattgattgattgattgattgatggtGAACCCCCAATATAATAGAAACATTTCACAagggagacagagatagagagaatcAGGTGCGAGCGAGAGCGAACTTAGAAGTAAACAActgaaaacaataaatgcaattaattatttgctcataaatttaacttaaaactaaaataaaaatgcacatttcaaacatttttggattaattaaaaagttttgttgttgtgtgttcttgaataaatattttcgacAATATTTCTGTAGGTAAATTACAACATAAAGTTTAAAGAAACAAAGAGTACTTGTAGTATATAatggtaaatatatattttttgttgcgctGTGAAAAGGTGTCTAAACAAAAAGTTAGCGTTCAACTCGTTTTGTGTATGAGGAGAGAGggggcaaacacacacacacatacacacaggcgtgcacacacacatacacaaagagGCATACACAATATTTgcagttaaatatattttttcaaacattttattatttctataaaaatatatattatatatatatatcaattaattaaagcagTGGGTAGTGGGATGGTGGGAGGTGGGAAACAGGAAgtgggaaagggaaagggaaagggaaggaAGGGGATGGGTTACAATGAGCTTTTAATGCAGATGAGCTGTAAATTCAATGCCACAAATCGCCGCGATG encodes the following:
- the LOC133846414 gene encoding uncharacterized protein LOC133846414; its protein translation is MSKLVTSADIEDGKVEFDKATGASTQYKLIEGGYEVITTTPQPNGTVKTQVRTFWDPKPVSAEDLAKEQANKKEIKKRLGKEIRIDEHTTMLTRAIEGGYEEVYTTINDDGTRSTRTKTFFDSVPTEINENTNTQVNKLKKNVTRKSSVDSTDSTESTSRRVVQKVQKNIVSNTNDQQSNYREDTTIEETRRVSQNIEITENNRTVRKNSLQEQSIKAVTQSTSDAGKKKKKTKSSAPPPPADFVQNDTTTVASKRVPGGVEYTYSTELESGKTITTSKTVYEEEEVELTEEEIKQYKKTLKDAEKHKNVTSTKKLKSESGTKKVVPSENPGDVTTVETIKIEGGTEYHYTTVTAEGIVKKATKTVFDPVPSTKNNPDDTDEEEIIEEYEEEIIEPGEKTVKTIETVKQLPTKFEEEVTITHEKKEKKIKKSMVISQ
- the LOC133844318 gene encoding UDP-glycosyltransferase UGT5-like is translated as LRMCYVMGLESTEFAFEQPEVLNLIDAKDKVGKYDLLLAEQFFNEGALFLGHLYQIPIVTIATFGFANYLSPLVGVMTPWSHVPHGWKPYTPHMTLLERIDSVYTCALEDIVRTIWHYPQQDALLQKHFAHKFDSVPSIKQLERNISAFLLNTYMPLEAPRPVSFNMIQVGGLHIQKPKALPTDMQKFLDESKHGVIYFSLGSQVRSADLPPEKLKIFLDVFGSLKQRILWKFEDEKLPNLPANVMVKSWMPQNDILAHPNVKVFIAHGGLFGTQEAVYHGVPVLGMPVYADQYLNIKKGQAAGFALGVDYRTVTEQELRHSLTELLENPKYMDNMKRASKIFRNRPLDAMDEAMFWIDYVIEHRGAPHLVSPGLDLPWYQFYLLDIIGLALAPILLPILGLRLLCRKRKSSAVKSAKTKVKRN